Proteins from one Desulfuribacillus alkaliarsenatis genomic window:
- a CDS encoding MFS transporter, whose amino-acid sequence MARITKWEPEDEQFWEQEGKRHAYRNLWISVPALMLAFAVWQVWSVVAASLNDIGFNFTQSQLFTLAALPGLTGASLRLVYTFVVPIFGGRNWTVISTASLLIPAIGIGFAVQNPDTSFMTMAILAALCGLGGGNFASSMSNISFFFPKKAKGTALGINGGIGNLGVSLVQLLAPIVITVGIFGAIVGSPQILPDGTKVWMQNAAFVWVIPIVATAIAAYFGMDNLPNIRASVREQAVVLKNKHTWLMTSLYVMCFGSFIGYAAAFPLVIRNEFPEINVFHYAFLGPLVGALIRPFGGWMADKIGGALVTFVDTIIMIIAAFGAIYFLSMNQFAGFLIMFIILFAASGVANGSTFGMIPNIFPGAQAAAVIGFSSAIAAYGGFFVPKLFGWAIGYAGTISIAMYLLIAYYFVSLFITWFWYLRKY is encoded by the coding sequence ATGGCACGGATCACTAAATGGGAACCAGAGGATGAACAGTTTTGGGAACAGGAAGGCAAGCGACACGCCTATCGCAATCTTTGGATTTCTGTACCAGCTTTAATGCTAGCGTTTGCTGTATGGCAGGTTTGGTCTGTGGTAGCGGCTAGCTTAAATGACATTGGCTTTAACTTTACACAAAGTCAGTTATTTACATTGGCAGCATTGCCTGGTCTTACGGGGGCATCTTTAAGACTAGTATATACATTTGTAGTGCCGATTTTTGGTGGGCGTAACTGGACGGTAATAAGTACAGCTTCTTTATTGATACCAGCAATCGGTATTGGATTTGCTGTACAAAATCCAGACACCTCCTTTATGACTATGGCCATTCTTGCTGCCTTATGTGGGCTTGGAGGCGGAAATTTCGCATCATCTATGTCTAACATAAGCTTCTTTTTCCCAAAGAAAGCGAAGGGCACTGCCTTAGGGATAAATGGTGGCATAGGAAATCTAGGGGTAAGCTTAGTTCAATTATTAGCTCCGATTGTTATTACTGTAGGTATATTTGGCGCTATAGTCGGCTCACCACAAATACTGCCTGATGGCACGAAGGTTTGGATGCAAAATGCTGCCTTTGTATGGGTGATTCCTATCGTAGCAACGGCAATTGCGGCATATTTTGGCATGGATAATCTTCCTAACATCAGAGCATCTGTTAGAGAGCAGGCTGTTGTCTTAAAGAATAAACATACCTGGTTGATGACGAGCCTATATGTCATGTGCTTTGGGTCGTTTATCGGGTATGCTGCTGCATTTCCATTAGTAATTAGAAATGAATTTCCAGAAATAAATGTTTTTCATTATGCTTTTTTAGGCCCATTAGTGGGGGCGTTAATTCGTCCATTTGGGGGCTGGATGGCAGATAAGATTGGTGGAGCGTTAGTTACGTTTGTGGATACAATAATCATGATTATAGCGGCCTTTGGAGCAATTTATTTCTTGAGTATGAATCAATTTGCAGGATTTTTAATTATGTTTATTATATTATTTGCAGCCTCTGGGGTAGCCAATGGATCAACATTTGGTATGATTCCGAATATCTTCCCAGGAGCGCAAGCCGCTGCCGTAATTGGTTTTTCATCGGCGATTGCAGCCTATGGTGGCTTCTTTGTACCCAAGCTTTTTGGCTGGGCAATTGGTTACGCTGGCACTATAAGTATAGCAATGTACTTACTTATTGCTTACTATTTTGTTAGTCTGTTTATTACTTGGTTTTGGTACTTGCGAAAGTATTAA
- a CDS encoding DUF5665 domain-containing protein — MIKKINYKEIKELKTKELEESKIDVAKSTEDTEEVTNKPEVSTEHRLEDVLEKVDEISALNRKLDSIASRMEGSRIEDILQNYGSPWRIIRINFLVGLARGIGLTVGTAVFLAIALYILSKIVTLPLVGEYIAELLEWIESYRVNNYPNF, encoded by the coding sequence ATGATTAAAAAAATCAATTATAAAGAAATAAAAGAATTAAAAACGAAGGAACTAGAAGAGAGTAAAATAGATGTTGCCAAAAGCACCGAGGATACAGAAGAAGTGACTAACAAGCCTGAAGTGTCAACAGAGCATAGACTTGAAGATGTCTTAGAGAAAGTCGATGAAATCTCTGCATTGAATCGTAAATTAGATAGTATTGCTAGTCGCATGGAGGGCTCACGCATTGAGGATATACTACAGAACTACGGCAGTCCGTGGCGAATTATTCGTATTAACTTCTTAGTTGGGCTTGCCCGCGGTATCGGCCTAACAGTAGGAACTGCAGTGTTTCTTGCTATTGCACTTTACATCTTAAGTAAAATCGTCACCCTACCACTTGTTGGCGAATACATAGCAGAACTGCTTGAGTGGATTGAAAGCTATCGCGTTAATAACTATCCAAACTTCTAA
- a CDS encoding DUF3048 domain-containing protein, translating into MKKQLQRLVEQWNQLATHWKVALAVGIVIMLITPLAMCTRSETADTIPQIEEPEEIEVVEPVEEEPEEVEEEPKEPNYRAPLTYEGMDRPVNKRPYAVLIENSPQARPQSGLDKADIVYEVLAEGSITRFIAIYQSQFPESIGPIRSARKYMLDIAGYYDAVIVHAGGSPGALEQIRRQQLPSLSEIINGAYFKRESFRRAPHNVYSNVELLDKGVEARNYRQTYNLPEIPFALDKEIRGEDVTEVLIPYSSTYQVKYRYSDLTGNYHRFINNMAHTDLVTNQQLQATNVFIVFARHSVMDNEGRLNINLESSGRGYALQQGTVQEVTWRHEGGVVRYYVGGQEIERLPGNTWVQIVPDIVAVSIQQ; encoded by the coding sequence ATGAAAAAACAACTACAGAGGCTAGTTGAGCAATGGAATCAACTAGCAACTCACTGGAAAGTCGCTTTAGCTGTTGGTATCGTAATTATGCTTATCACTCCGCTGGCAATGTGCACTCGTAGTGAAACTGCTGACACTATACCACAGATAGAAGAGCCAGAAGAAATAGAAGTGGTGGAGCCAGTTGAAGAAGAACCAGAAGAAGTTGAAGAAGAGCCAAAGGAGCCTAATTATAGAGCTCCATTAACCTATGAGGGAATGGATAGACCAGTTAATAAACGTCCTTATGCCGTTCTAATAGAAAATAGTCCACAGGCTAGACCGCAATCGGGCTTAGATAAGGCCGATATTGTTTACGAAGTGCTAGCAGAAGGGTCGATTACAAGGTTTATAGCAATATATCAAAGTCAGTTCCCTGAATCTATAGGACCAATACGTAGTGCTAGAAAATATATGCTTGATATAGCTGGTTATTATGACGCTGTAATTGTCCATGCTGGTGGTAGCCCAGGGGCCTTGGAACAAATAAGAAGACAACAGCTACCGAGTTTGTCAGAGATTATTAATGGGGCGTATTTTAAACGCGAGAGCTTTCGCAGGGCTCCACATAACGTTTATTCAAACGTAGAGCTATTGGATAAAGGTGTAGAGGCTAGAAACTATAGGCAAACATATAATTTGCCAGAGATTCCGTTTGCGCTTGACAAAGAGATACGTGGCGAAGACGTAACGGAGGTTTTAATTCCGTATAGTTCTACCTATCAGGTGAAATATCGCTATAGCGATTTAACGGGTAATTACCATAGATTTATTAATAATATGGCTCATACTGATTTAGTTACTAATCAGCAACTGCAAGCAACAAACGTATTTATAGTATTTGCCCGCCATAGTGTAATGGATAATGAAGGTCGGTTAAATATTAACTTAGAATCATCAGGGAGAGGGTACGCTCTACAACAGGGTACAGTCCAAGAAGTAACCTGGAGACATGAGGGTGGAGTCGTCCGCTATTATGTAGGAGGCCAAGAGATTGAACGACTTCCTGGGAATACGTGGGTGCAAATTGTACCTGATATTGTAGCCGTTTCTATTCAACAATAG